In Leucobacter sp. UCMA 4100, one DNA window encodes the following:
- a CDS encoding MinD/ParA family ATP-binding protein, which yields MPTTTGALDFPVIEAHTHEDGSGTFLVQGVATEIPGTDAAQTRSRLIELATAQAQQFSRPVKMTSHTPTEVFALIVHPDGDVTQEAGAPVNAAPRRPRPSGSAPDLAEVPQMEPEQEPEESPESPKLQRARGEERYSFLKDETVEKPATKGVRGILSRAGIRVAPSDDERAERAAEQAVSQHWPGPRTIAVVNGKGGAGKTPTVVLLSAVFARYGGAGVLAWDNNQTRGTLGWRTEQGPHESTLLELLPEAQRLLGPGAQVGDLAHFVHHQTKDKYDVLRSKPMALAHEQRVSSDDVDSIASVATKYYRLIFIDSGNDESDPMWLRMIDSADQIVVATTTRSDHAEAGSLLLDALADRDEHSAKLAENAVAVITQADPKATKADMESIAAGYRNLVREVVQIPHDAAMVEGQLSFEALRPATQRAWLEAGAAVAGGLSRSGK from the coding sequence ATGCCCACCACTACCGGCGCACTAGATTTTCCCGTCATCGAGGCGCACACGCACGAGGACGGAAGCGGAACTTTCCTGGTGCAGGGTGTTGCTACCGAAATACCCGGCACGGATGCGGCCCAGACTCGTAGCCGGCTGATCGAGTTGGCCACCGCGCAGGCTCAGCAATTCAGCCGCCCAGTCAAGATGACCAGCCACACACCTACCGAAGTTTTTGCGCTTATCGTCCACCCTGACGGCGACGTTACGCAGGAAGCAGGAGCGCCCGTGAACGCCGCTCCGCGCCGTCCACGGCCATCAGGGAGTGCCCCAGACCTCGCAGAGGTGCCCCAGATGGAGCCGGAACAGGAACCAGAGGAAAGCCCCGAATCTCCCAAGCTCCAGCGAGCACGCGGCGAGGAACGCTATTCGTTCTTGAAGGATGAAACGGTGGAGAAGCCAGCGACTAAGGGTGTTCGTGGGATCCTCAGCCGTGCAGGTATTCGAGTGGCCCCCAGCGATGACGAGCGCGCCGAGCGCGCCGCCGAGCAAGCCGTAAGCCAGCATTGGCCCGGCCCTCGCACTATTGCCGTTGTCAACGGCAAGGGCGGCGCAGGAAAGACCCCAACAGTTGTGTTGCTCAGCGCGGTTTTTGCCCGCTATGGCGGCGCAGGCGTACTCGCATGGGACAACAACCAGACCAGGGGCACACTTGGTTGGCGCACGGAGCAAGGGCCGCACGAATCAACGCTGCTCGAACTCCTGCCCGAGGCGCAGCGCCTACTAGGGCCAGGCGCTCAGGTGGGCGACCTTGCGCACTTCGTGCATCACCAGACTAAGGACAAATACGATGTGCTGCGCTCGAAGCCTATGGCGCTGGCACACGAACAGCGGGTGTCCTCAGACGATGTGGACTCCATCGCTTCCGTAGCAACTAAGTACTACCGCCTGATCTTTATTGACAGCGGCAATGACGAATCTGATCCCATGTGGCTACGCATGATCGACTCAGCCGATCAGATCGTGGTGGCCACCACCACCCGCAGCGATCACGCCGAAGCCGGATCCTTGCTGCTCGATGCGCTCGCTGACCGTGACGAGCACTCAGCAAAGCTCGCTGAAAACGCGGTTGCAGTCATCACCCAAGCAGATCCCAAAGCAACCAAAGCCGACATGGAGAGTATCGCAGCCGGATACCGCAACCTTGTGCGGGAGGTAGTGCAGATCCCCCACGACGCGGCAATGGTTGAAGGCCAGCTCTCATTCGAGGCGCTGCGACCTGCGACCCAACGCGCATGGCTTGAAGCTGGCGCAGCAGTCGCCGGAGGCCTCAGCAGGAGCGGGAAGTGA
- a CDS encoding M23 family metallopeptidase, with protein MDPFISSTNFFKAMMKVPERDSLEPTIVAHRTQANADPYHYTKFWDAAVQIVEGITGSSTGLNQGTGGQVCSSGDLIPGTVNKEGWAKPGDAPVNSEYGPRPPISTPSGLIDGFHTGLDLEAGGCNGPIWAANDGKVSRVYQDSLANWLVVIDHGSEVVTQYVHMYRDGILVNEGDTVKGGQQIAKTGSSGASTGCHLHFEVKVNGEYVNPRDFLAQVGITY; from the coding sequence ATGGATCCTTTCATCAGCTCCACCAATTTCTTCAAAGCCATGATGAAGGTTCCCGAGCGTGACTCTTTGGAACCGACCATCGTTGCGCACCGCACCCAGGCCAACGCAGACCCTTACCACTACACCAAGTTTTGGGACGCAGCAGTGCAGATCGTGGAAGGCATCACAGGATCCTCCACGGGGCTGAACCAGGGCACAGGCGGTCAGGTGTGCTCTAGCGGTGACCTCATTCCAGGCACCGTGAATAAGGAAGGTTGGGCGAAGCCGGGTGATGCTCCGGTCAACAGCGAGTACGGCCCCCGTCCACCTATTTCCACGCCAAGCGGTCTTATCGATGGCTTCCACACCGGCCTTGATCTTGAAGCCGGAGGATGCAACGGCCCTATCTGGGCTGCGAATGATGGGAAGGTAAGCCGCGTTTACCAAGACAGCCTCGCAAACTGGTTGGTCGTGATCGACCACGGCAGCGAGGTTGTGACGCAATACGTCCATATGTACCGGGACGGCATATTGGTGAACGAGGGCGACACGGTCAAAGGCGGTCAACAGATCGCCAAGACCGGAAGCAGCGGCGCGAGCACCGGATGCCACTTGCACTTTGAGGTCAAAGTAAATGGCGAGTACGTCAACCCCCGAGATTTTCTGGCGCAAGTCGGAATCACCTACTGA